The following proteins are encoded in a genomic region of Debaryomyces hansenii CBS767 chromosome G complete sequence:
- a CDS encoding DEHA2G06710p (similar to uniprot|P36096 Saccharomyces cerevisiae YKL034W TUL1 Transmembrane Ubiquitin Ligase), protein MQVDRQTLLFFIIMFIFLSLPNGADQPHSAKDKNTLTTYQESLKRNQRELLSSEYHTGYGNLTGLKLSYVDSLDNKNISDWPLHKYNKKKPWIEDEKYSLFPNDVSSKVKEFWGNDPIDEADITSPAYLLNISGKAHGEFEVDKPKKQLKKYSLPLPSYLQDYFDSYTRGRREEQRERYEQDPENNPPPDDVGTAPDRIGNFTEDSGKLSLTIKSFDYNYRHPRMSKFLYNKTTDSVDDAVMVEVKLNLVDHPEINRHELHTLGVYFQNTGSLVASSSSAKFSGFDALPHFAMNEDNFNKSRLLMSQFLNITDINRDISMDEMNSDITRSVQECEYITFLQFDKTEYSKRQLQDIDEELMNPSGRPIPQSIPQIEVKNALLYSPDCGLMINLKPDTKLQGNKVEVTDNQFKKVLIVFLILVSTQLFIFIRQIKETTTPGQLSNISTTTLSIIGFQDSLIALFFLLISTLTESLYLLFSCVAVISFITCGVFEMRFIVSVMVNQGNERGTTWWEVLRGSVSRNETGNSNNDGDGTTTNTNDLPAPVTAAPMPGANDEARYSNGLFASGFSLTIIATFFILNVLTWRLKYRQIFEYVGLLAISSYWIPQFLRNTLKNRRKTFSWEFVLGTSLIRLSPIWYLCLYTQNPLRHHYDPMMAIIITLWYALQIGLLCLQQILGPRFWLNEKWLPKAYDYHPFLNISDLENGFASDILSNIRAQNEDPAKSDVITCKVDCTICMNEIELPIGVNAESKKPKQHGDKFRGQQYMITPCRHIFHTDCLEDWMKYKLQCPVCRNALPPI, encoded by the coding sequence ATGCAGGTAGATCGCCAAACgttattattctttataataatgttcATCTTTTTATCTTTGCCGAATGGGGCAGACCAACCACATTCAGCAAAAGATAAGAATACATTAACAACATATCAAGAATCATTAAAACGTAATCAACGGGAATTATTGAGCTCTGAATACCATACTGGATATGGAAATTTGACTGGCTTAAAATTGTCGTATGTTGATAGTCTTGATAACAAAAATATACTGGATTGGCCATTACATAAATATAACAAGAAAAAGCCTTGGATTGAAGACGAGAAATATTCCTTGTTTCCGAATGATGTGAGTAGTAAGGTGAAAGAGTTTTGGGGTAATGATCCAATCGATGAGGCGGATATTACGTCGCCAGCATatctattaaatatatCTGGTAAAGCACATGGCGAATTTGAAGTAGATAAGCCAaaaaaacaattaaaaaagtACTCTTTACCACTTCCATCGTATTTACAAGATTACTTTGATTCATATACTAGAGGCCGTAGGGAAGAACAAAGAGAACGGTATGAACAAGACCCTGAAAACAATCCTCCGCCGGATGATGTGGGAACTGCTCCAGATAGAATCGGTAATTTTACAGAAGATTCAGGTAAGCTTTCGTTAACTATCAAAAGTTTTGATTATAATTACCGCCATCCTAGAATGTCAAagtttttatataataagaCTACAGACAGTGTTGATGACGCCGTAATGGTAGAGGTCAAGCTAAATTTAGTTGATCACCCTGAGATTAACCGACATGAATTGCACACCTTGGGAGTGTATTTTCAGAACACTGGATCATTAGTTGCTAGCTCAAGTTCGGCGAAGTTTTCAGGTTTCGACGCGTTACCTCATTTTGCTAtgaatgaagataattttAACAAGTCCAGATTACTAATGAGCCagtttttgaatattaccGATATTAATAGGGATATAAGCATGGATGAAATGAATTCGGATATAACTAGATCTGTTCAGGAATGTGAGTATATAACTTTCTTGCAATTTGATAAAACAGAATATCTGAAGAGACAATTACAAGACATTGACGAAGAGTTGATGAATCCTAGCGGGAGACCAATACCGCAACTGATACCACAAATTGAAGTCAAAAATGCACTTTTGTATTCTCCAGATTGCggattaatgataaatttaaaacCCGATACGAAGCTTCAAGGAAACAAAGTAGAGGTAACTGATAATCAGTTCAAAAAAGTCTTGATCGtctttttaattttagTTCTGACGCAgctttttatatttattagacAGATAAAAGAGACCACAACTCCAGGCCAATTATCGAATATTTCAACGACAACATTATCTATTATTGGTTTTCAGGACTCATTAATTGCATTgtttttcttattaataTCCACTTTGACTGAAAGCTTATACTTGTTATTTTCATGTGTCGCAGTAATATCATTTATCACCTGTGGTGTTTTTGAAATGAGATTCATTGTGAGTGTTATGGTGAATCAAGGTAACGAACGAGGAACTACGTGGTGGGAAGTTTTAAGAGGAAGCGTAAGTAGAAATGAGACCGGgaatagtaataatgatgGCGATGGGACCACTACAAACACGAATGATTTACCAGCACCCGTAACCGCAGCGCCAATGCCTGGTGCAAACGATGAAGCAAGATATTCGAACGGATTATTTGCTAGTGGATTTTCGTTGACGATTATTGCCACATTTTTCATCTTGAATGTACTTACTTGGAGATTAAAATACCgtcaaatatttgaatacgTCGGTTTGTTGGCTATAAGCTCGTACTGGATACCTCAATTCTTAAGAAATACTTTGAAGAATAGAAGAAAGACATTCTCATGGGAATTCGTCCTCGGGACATCCTTGATTCGATTGCTGCCAATATGGTATTTGTGTCTTTATACTCAGAACCCCTTAAGACATCATTACGACCCAATGATGGCCATTATTATAACTCTCTGGTACGCACTCCAAATCGGATTATTATGTCTCCAGCAAATCCTCGGCCCGAGGTTCTGGCTTAATGAGAAATGGTTACCTAAGGCATATGATTACCATCCattcttgaatatatcTGATTTGGAAAATGGGTTCGCCTCTGATATTTTGTCCAACATAAGAGCTCAGAATGAAGATCCTGCAAAATCGGATGTTATCACTTGCAAAGTTGATTGTACAATTTGTATGAATGAAATAGAGTTGCCAATAGGCGTAAACGCTGAATCAAAGAAACCTAAGCAGCATGGAGATAAATTTAGAGGTCAGCAATACATGATAACCCCATGCCGTCATATATTTCATACTGATTGCTTAGAAGATTGGATGAAATACAAATTACAATGCCCGGTGTGTCGAAACGCCTTACCTCCTATATAG